A genomic region of Mycobacterium senriense contains the following coding sequences:
- a CDS encoding uracil-DNA glycosylase produces MTARPLGELVEPGWASALQPVADQVAEMGQFLRAEIAAGRRYLPAGPNVLRAFTYPFDDVRVLIVGQDPYPTPGHAVGLSFSVAPEVRPLPRSLANIFQEYTADLGHPPPSCGDLTPWAQRGVLLLNRVLTVRPSNPASHRGKGWEAVTECAIRALTERSRPLVAILWGRDASTLKPILAQGNCVAIESPHPSPLSASRGFFGSRPFSRANELLTGMGADAIDWRLP; encoded by the coding sequence ATGACCGCGCGTCCGTTGGGTGAACTGGTCGAGCCGGGCTGGGCGAGTGCGCTGCAGCCGGTGGCCGACCAGGTGGCCGAGATGGGGCAATTCCTGCGGGCCGAGATCGCGGCCGGGCGCAGGTATCTGCCGGCGGGGCCGAATGTGTTGCGCGCCTTCACCTATCCCTTCGACGACGTCAGGGTGTTGATTGTCGGGCAAGACCCGTATCCGACGCCCGGACACGCTGTGGGGCTGAGCTTTTCGGTGGCACCCGAGGTACGGCCGCTGCCGCGCAGTCTGGCCAACATCTTTCAGGAGTACACCGCGGACCTGGGCCATCCGCCGCCCTCGTGCGGTGACCTGACACCCTGGGCGCAGCGCGGCGTGCTGCTGCTGAACAGGGTGCTCACGGTGCGACCCAGTAATCCCGCCTCGCATCGCGGCAAGGGCTGGGAGGCGGTGACCGAATGCGCCATCCGGGCGCTGACGGAGCGATCGCGTCCGCTGGTGGCGATCCTGTGGGGTCGCGACGCATCGACACTCAAACCGATTCTCGCCCAAGGAAATTGCGTAGCCATCGAGTCGCCGCATCCGTCGCCGCTGTCGGCGTCGCGCGGGTTCTTCGGTTCGCGCCCGTTCAGCCGCGCCAACGAACTGCTGACCGGGATGGGCGCCGACGCGATCGATTGGCGCCTGCCGTGA
- a CDS encoding thiamine-phosphate kinase: MQDESGESLRQLGEFAVIDRLVRGREQPAAVVLGPGDDAALVSSGDGGVLVSTDMLVQDRHFRLDWSTPHDIGRKAIAQNAADIEAMGGRPTAFVVAFGAPGDTPAAQVDALVDGMWDEARRIGAGIAGGDLVHCPQWVVSVTVLGDPEGRAPVRRSGAKAGALIAVSGELGRSAAGFDLWGNGIDGFDELRRRHAVPRPPYGQGAVAAAGGAQAMIDISDGLIADLRHVAEASEVGMDLSTAALAADRDALAAAAAAVGADPWHWVLGGGEDHALVACFAGPAPAGWRIIGRVLDGPARVLVDDQEWSGYAGWQSY; this comes from the coding sequence GTGCAAGACGAATCGGGCGAGTCGCTGCGGCAACTCGGCGAGTTCGCCGTGATCGATCGCCTGGTGCGGGGCCGCGAGCAGCCCGCCGCGGTCGTGCTCGGGCCGGGGGACGACGCGGCGCTGGTGTCGTCGGGTGACGGCGGCGTCCTGGTGTCGACCGACATGCTGGTGCAGGACCGGCACTTCCGGCTGGACTGGTCGACGCCGCACGACATCGGGCGCAAGGCGATCGCGCAGAACGCCGCGGATATCGAGGCGATGGGCGGGCGGCCGACGGCCTTCGTGGTTGCCTTCGGCGCGCCCGGGGACACGCCGGCGGCGCAGGTGGACGCCCTGGTCGACGGGATGTGGGACGAGGCGCGGCGGATCGGTGCCGGGATCGCCGGTGGTGACCTGGTCCATTGCCCGCAATGGGTCGTCTCGGTCACGGTGCTGGGTGACCCGGAAGGGCGCGCACCGGTGCGGCGCTCGGGCGCGAAGGCTGGTGCGTTGATCGCCGTCAGCGGGGAGCTGGGCCGCTCGGCCGCGGGATTCGACCTGTGGGGCAACGGCATTGACGGCTTCGATGAGCTGCGGCGCCGGCACGCGGTGCCTCGGCCGCCCTACGGTCAGGGCGCGGTGGCCGCGGCCGGGGGTGCGCAGGCGATGATCGACATCTCCGACGGCCTGATCGCCGACCTGCGTCATGTCGCCGAGGCATCGGAGGTGGGCATGGATCTGTCCACGGCGGCGCTGGCCGCGGACCGCGACGCGCTTGCCGCCGCCGCGGCCGCCGTCGGCGCCGATCCCTGGCATTGGGTGCTCGGCGGCGGGGAGGACCACGCCCTGGTGGCGTGTTTCGCCGGTCCGGCCCCGGCCGGATGGCGCATCATCGGGCGGGTTCTCGACGGGCCGGCCCGGGTGCTGGTCGACGATCAGGAGTGGAGCGGCTACGCCGGCTGGCAGTCGTATTAG
- a CDS encoding DUF3515 domain-containing protein, translating to MAAESDADAGPPRALIIAAIAVAVVTIGVILAIAATREAPPRAVAVPAVPAPQADGSACRALMGALPQRLGDYQRAPLEQPAPPGAAAWRSGPDSDPVVLRCGLDRPAEFVLGSPIQVVDRVQWFQVRAEQQSAGDVGRSTWYAVDRGTYVALTLPTGSGPTPIQRLSEVIDHSIPAAPIDPGQPR from the coding sequence GTGGCAGCCGAATCGGACGCCGATGCCGGGCCGCCGCGCGCGCTGATCATCGCCGCGATCGCAGTGGCCGTCGTGACCATCGGCGTGATCCTGGCCATCGCGGCCACCCGCGAGGCCCCCCCGCGTGCGGTGGCCGTTCCCGCGGTCCCGGCGCCGCAGGCCGACGGCTCCGCGTGCCGGGCGCTGATGGGCGCGCTGCCCCAGCGGCTCGGGGACTACCAGCGTGCGCCCCTCGAGCAGCCGGCCCCGCCGGGCGCCGCCGCCTGGCGCAGCGGGCCGGACAGTGACCCGGTGGTGTTGCGCTGCGGGCTGGACCGCCCGGCCGAGTTCGTCCTCGGCTCCCCGATTCAGGTCGTCGACCGGGTGCAGTGGTTCCAGGTGCGTGCCGAACAGCAGTCCGCCGGCGACGTGGGCCGATCCACCTGGTACGCGGTGGACCGCGGAACCTATGTGGCGCTTACGCTGCCGACCGGATCGGGCCCGACGCCGATCCAGCGGCTGTCCGAGGTGATCGACCACAGCATCCCGGCGGCGCCCATCGACCCGGGCCAGCCCCGTTAG
- a CDS encoding D-alanine--D-alanine ligase family protein, which yields MNASERSTPHPGSRGVDRVRVAVVFGGRSSEHAISCVSAGSILRNLDPARFDVVAIGITPEGSWVLTDGDPAALAITNRQLPEVTAESGTELALPADPRRGGQLVSLAPGASEVLTSVDVVFPVLHGPYGEDGTIQGLLELAGVPYVGAGVLASAAGMDKEFTKKLFTAEGLPVGDYAVLRPSRSRLRPEECKRLGLPVFVKPARGGSSIGVSRVSSWDQLDGAIAAARHHDPKVIVEAAIVGRELECGVLEMPNGTVEPSTLGEIRVAGVRGREDSFYDFSTKYLDDAAELDVPAKVDDEIADTIRQLAVRAFRAIDCQGLARVDFFLTDGGPVLNEINTMPGFTTISMYPRMWAASGVDYATLLATMVETALARGVGLR from the coding sequence GTGAATGCCAGCGAGCGGTCGACGCCGCACCCCGGCTCACGGGGTGTCGATCGGGTACGCGTCGCCGTCGTCTTCGGCGGCCGCAGCAGCGAGCACGCGATCTCGTGCGTCTCGGCGGGCAGCATTCTGCGCAACCTGGACCCGGCGCGGTTCGACGTGGTCGCGATCGGCATCACCCCGGAAGGCTCGTGGGTGCTCACCGACGGCGACCCCGCCGCGCTGGCGATCACCAACCGCCAACTGCCCGAGGTGACCGCCGAATCCGGCACCGAATTGGCGCTGCCGGCCGATCCCCGGCGCGGCGGCCAGCTGGTGTCGCTGGCACCGGGCGCCAGTGAGGTGCTGACGTCGGTCGACGTGGTCTTTCCGGTGCTGCATGGTCCCTACGGCGAGGACGGCACCATTCAGGGTCTGCTGGAACTCGCCGGTGTGCCGTACGTGGGGGCCGGCGTGCTGGCCAGCGCCGCCGGCATGGACAAGGAGTTCACCAAGAAGCTTTTCACCGCCGAAGGTTTGCCGGTCGGCGACTACGCCGTGCTGCGCCCGTCGCGGTCGAGGCTGCGCCCCGAGGAGTGCAAGCGGCTGGGCCTGCCGGTGTTCGTCAAACCCGCGCGGGGCGGCTCCTCGATCGGTGTGAGCCGGGTATCGAGCTGGGATCAGCTGGACGGCGCGATCGCCGCCGCACGCCACCACGACCCCAAGGTCATTGTCGAGGCCGCGATCGTCGGCCGCGAGCTGGAATGCGGTGTGCTCGAAATGCCAAACGGCACAGTCGAACCCAGCACGCTGGGCGAGATCCGGGTGGCCGGGGTGCGCGGTCGCGAGGATTCGTTCTACGACTTCTCCACCAAATACCTCGACGACGCGGCCGAATTGGATGTGCCCGCCAAGGTGGACGACGAAATCGCCGACACGATACGCCAATTGGCGGTCCGGGCGTTCCGGGCCATCGACTGCCAGGGGCTGGCCCGGGTGGACTTCTTCCTCACCGACGGCGGGCCGGTGCTCAACGAGATCAACACCATGCCGGGATTCACCACGATCTCGATGTACCCGAGGATGTGGGCGGCCAGCGGCGTGGATTATGCGACCCTGCTGGCGACGATGGTCGAGACCGCACTGGCCCGCGGCGTCGGCCTGCGCTAA